In Mycoplasmopsis fermentans PG18, one genomic interval encodes:
- a CDS encoding RpiR family transcriptional regulator — protein MHEISKNIFAYYTSSLQKTYESINKEEIKEYCNLLSETKNHIFFGIGQSEKVASYLRENLNKIRLTSLPINNMHDFFNIVYV, from the coding sequence ATGCATGAAATAAGTAAAAACATCTTTGCTTACTATACTTCAAGCTTACAAAAAACTTATGAGTCAATTAACAAAGAAGAAATTAAAGAGTATTGCAATTTATTAAGCGAAACTAAAAATCACATATTTTTTGGTATTGGGCAAAGTGAAAAAGTAGCTAGTTATTTACGTGAAAATTTAAACAAAATTAGACTTACTTCATTACCTATTAACAATATGCATGATTTTTTTAACATAGTTTATGTTTAA
- a CDS encoding MPN527 family putative ECF transporter permease subunit produces the protein MEQNKSIYYGKSIVKKIVQTGVLLALAIVVNITCSSFMKFPLAPFLKFDFALVVVTFSALAIAPWSALVLILLLAIIGPAYGSNCYDPIGLLGHFLLALTQLTFVLTFYFLYKFFNKTIYQNSIRKQIDFYIAELSLAAVITTLFLTFVNVFITTPWYFKAFGALKNEPATINSMIKNWDKFKGLFLNINNYYLGTSTIFALFNIINLSLNALIIFIFLAFNIKAKLWKSDLLEINKKKHFKNIFIQACYAKLNDNHK, from the coding sequence TTGGAACAAAATAAAAGTATTTATTATGGCAAAAGTATTGTTAAAAAAATAGTCCAAACTGGAGTTTTATTAGCTTTAGCAATTGTAGTTAATATTACTTGCTCAAGCTTTATGAAATTTCCTTTAGCGCCTTTTTTAAAGTTTGATTTTGCACTTGTTGTCGTTACTTTTAGCGCTTTAGCAATTGCACCTTGATCAGCTTTAGTCTTAATATTACTTTTAGCAATAATAGGCCCTGCCTATGGCAGCAATTGTTATGATCCTATTGGTTTATTAGGACATTTCCTTTTAGCTTTAACTCAGCTAACTTTTGTATTAACTTTTTATTTTCTATATAAGTTTTTTAATAAAACAATTTATCAAAATTCAATTCGAAAACAAATAGATTTTTATATTGCTGAATTATCTTTAGCAGCAGTCATTACAACTTTGTTTTTAACTTTTGTTAACGTTTTTATTACAACACCTTGATACTTTAAAGCTTTTGGCGCATTAAAAAATGAACCTGCCACAATTAATTCAATGATAAAAAATTGAGACAAATTCAAAGGTCTATTTCTTAATATAAACAACTATTATTTAGGCACTAGCACTATTTTTGCTCTCTTCAATATTATTAACTTAAGTTTAAATGCTTTAATAATTTTTATCTTTTTAGCCTTCAATATTAAAGCTAAACTTTGAAAATCCGATTTACTTGAAATCAATAAAAAGAAACATTTTAAAAATATTTTTATTCAAGCTTGTTATGCAAAATTAAATGATAATCACAAATAA
- the upp gene encoding uracil phosphoribosyltransferase codes for MLKVLDHPLISIKLTNMRDKEANHSRFRRNLNEIASLMVYEVLRNYKTKARKIVTPLNQEYVGATFDKEIVIVPILRAGLGMLDGLLELMPEARVGHIGLYRDEVTHQAHEYFYKMPEVKKDSYIFVVDPMLATGGSAVDAIKKLKSDGFTNIHLVCLVGVKEGVAAVEKAFGKDFEIYLAALDKKLNNQKYIEPGLGDAGDRIFGTK; via the coding sequence ATGTTAAAAGTTTTAGATCATCCGCTTATTTCAATTAAGCTGACTAATATGAGAGATAAAGAAGCAAATCACTCTCGTTTTAGAAGAAACTTAAATGAAATCGCATCATTAATGGTGTATGAAGTTTTAAGAAACTATAAAACTAAAGCTAGAAAAATAGTGACACCTTTAAATCAAGAATATGTAGGAGCTACTTTTGATAAAGAAATAGTTATTGTGCCAATTTTAAGAGCTGGGCTTGGAATGTTAGATGGCTTACTTGAATTAATGCCTGAAGCTAGAGTTGGTCACATTGGACTTTACCGCGATGAAGTAACTCATCAAGCTCATGAGTATTTTTACAAAATGCCAGAAGTTAAAAAAGATAGCTACATTTTTGTAGTTGATCCAATGCTCGCTACTGGCGGTAGCGCAGTTGATGCTATTAAAAAATTAAAATCAGATGGCTTTACTAATATTCATTTAGTGTGCTTAGTTGGAGTTAAAGAAGGAGTAGCAGCTGTTGAAAAGGCTTTTGGTAAAGACTTTGAAATTTATTTAGCTGCTCTAGACAAAAAACTCAATAATCAAAAATATATTGAACCTGGTTTAGGCGACGCAGGAGACCGTATTTTTGGAACAAAATAA